One Rubidibacter lacunae KORDI 51-2 genomic region harbors:
- a CDS encoding phycobilisome linker polypeptide, whose protein sequence is MNGQSALSRTSETTGARMYRIEVQGMSKSGQMGPNAPIRKSGSIFIAVPYKRMSEEVQHIIRAGGKIASIAPLTSDANNNHGE, encoded by the coding sequence ATGAACGGGCAATCAGCGTTAAGCAGAACATCAGAAACAACTGGCGCGCGCATGTACCGAATTGAAGTACAGGGCATGAGTAAGAGCGGCCAAATGGGCCCCAACGCTCCCATCCGCAAGAGCGGCAGTATTTTCATCGCCGTACCTTACAAGCGCATGAGCGAAGAAGTGCAGCATATTATTCGCGCGGGCGGGAAAATCGCTAGTATTGCACCTCTTACGAGTGATGCTAACAACAATCACGGCGAATAG
- a CDS encoding HEAT repeat domain-containing protein produces MGEIALRIAWALTSLLKKFSEKIMTEEIVVRPPQPICSAETAIAALSSEDDGIRYYAAWWLGKHRVQDACEALCEALKDERDRTALGGYPLRRQAARSLGLLKNSLAVPALIEVLECPDLRLQEAAIHALATIEDRAAIPGLLALFDLEGEIAAEALLEALATFEVWEARLQVEKFYSHPSERVQCAAARYLYALTRESTYLQKLLQTLEHENHFLRWAATFDLGGLGLLEVAPALIKAFVPNSIKLLNLKRILERLLQNEAIAEVQRQKESDFLFDSIDGLLIELESSTRNALDASTRLEVSEESIREMRSLEALVIAQQDETGGTQDESVSPVAALIAALRSKHPKVRAAAIDGLVELAPATVKPLIEAYESSNDHGYQACLIQAIARIGDPRALELLQDVVGVEIANHCQGNVRRVAALGLGRIGRQAPGSKASQLALKKLDWALRMPEDWALRYSAAVSLEEIGSTESMFVLQTAANSEIDLVVQTRIARALAAIL; encoded by the coding sequence TTGGGTGAAATTGCACTTAGAATTGCCTGGGCACTAACATCATTACTTAAGAAGTTCTCAGAGAAGATAATGACGGAAGAAATTGTTGTTCGCCCCCCGCAGCCAATATGTTCTGCAGAGACTGCAATTGCTGCCTTGAGCAGCGAGGACGATGGGATTCGCTACTATGCTGCCTGGTGGTTGGGTAAGCATCGAGTTCAAGATGCCTGTGAGGCTCTTTGCGAAGCCCTCAAGGACGAGCGAGACCGGACTGCTTTAGGTGGTTACCCCCTTCGTCGTCAAGCAGCCCGTTCTCTAGGCTTATTGAAAAACTCCTTGGCAGTTCCTGCTTTGATTGAAGTTTTAGAATGCCCGGATCTCAGGCTTCAAGAGGCAGCCATTCATGCTTTAGCTACTATTGAAGATCGCGCAGCCATCCCTGGGCTTCTGGCACTTTTCGACTTGGAAGGGGAAATTGCAGCTGAAGCCTTGCTGGAAGCATTGGCTACTTTCGAAGTCTGGGAGGCACGACTCCAGGTCGAGAAGTTTTACAGCCATCCCTCGGAGCGCGTGCAGTGCGCGGCAGCTCGCTATCTGTATGCCCTTACGCGGGAGTCAACTTATCTTCAGAAGCTCTTACAGACACTCGAACACGAAAACCATTTCCTGCGCTGGGCTGCTACATTCGACCTTGGAGGGCTGGGATTGTTGGAAGTTGCTCCAGCTTTAATCAAGGCATTCGTTCCGAATAGTATTAAGTTACTGAATCTCAAGCGAATCCTGGAAAGGCTTTTGCAAAACGAGGCGATCGCCGAGGTTCAACGCCAGAAAGAGTCTGACTTTTTGTTTGACTCAATAGATGGTTTACTGATTGAATTAGAATCTTCTACAAGAAACGCTCTTGATGCTAGTACTCGTCTAGAGGTGTCAGAGGAATCTATACGAGAAATGAGAAGTCTCGAAGCTTTAGTCATCGCTCAGCAGGATGAAACGGGTGGGACTCAAGATGAGTCAGTAAGTCCGGTGGCAGCTTTGATCGCAGCACTGAGATCAAAGCATCCTAAAGTAAGAGCAGCTGCAATTGATGGATTGGTGGAACTTGCCCCTGCTACAGTTAAACCCTTAATCGAAGCCTATGAGTCAAGCAACGATCATGGATACCAGGCTTGTTTAATTCAGGCAATTGCCCGTATTGGCGACCCGAGAGCACTGGAGCTTTTGCAAGATGTTGTTGGGGTCGAAATCGCAAATCACTGTCAGGGGAATGTTCGTCGGGTAGCAGCCTTGGGTCTAGGCAGAATAGGACGCCAAGCTCCTGGATCCAAGGCAAGTCAGCTAGCTTTGAAAAAGCTCGACTGGGCATTGCGGATGCCTGAAGATTGGGCGCTACGGTACAGTGCTGCAGTATCCCTAGAAGAAATCGGGAGCACCGAGTCCATGTTTGTTTTGCAGACGGCCGCCAATTCTGAGATAGATCTGGTGGTTCAAACCAGAATCGCACGCGCTTTAGCAGCAATTTTGTAG
- a CDS encoding 5-formyltetrahydrofolate cyclo-ligase, with protein sequence MTAEKTRLRRQFLAARRARSASDWRDRSNRLCAHLQASEHFQTARVVLSYFSYLGEPDLSPLLADRRRHWAFPRCVGASLAWHYWQPGEPLVANAVGISEPSACAPLCIPSQADLLIVPALACDTRGYRLGYGGGFYDRLLAQPAWQSKVAIAAIFTDAIVPELPVDAWDRLLSGICTEDGLSLRPFGQQEPS encoded by the coding sequence GTGACTGCCGAGAAAACCCGACTGCGCCGCCAATTTCTTGCTGCCCGCCGCGCCCGTTCTGCCTCCGACTGGCGGGATCGCAGCAATCGACTTTGCGCACACCTTCAGGCATCGGAGCACTTCCAAACCGCCCGTGTCGTCCTATCTTACTTTAGTTATCTGGGCGAGCCCGACCTTTCACCGCTTCTAGCCGACAGAAGGCGACACTGGGCATTTCCGCGTTGTGTCGGCGCATCGCTGGCGTGGCATTACTGGCAACCGGGTGAGCCCCTTGTCGCTAATGCCGTAGGCATTAGCGAACCATCCGCCTGCGCCCCGCTCTGTATACCCTCCCAAGCAGATCTCCTAATTGTTCCAGCTTTAGCCTGCGACACGCGAGGCTATCGACTCGGATATGGGGGCGGGTTTTACGATCGCCTGTTAGCCCAACCCGCTTGGCAGAGCAAGGTGGCAATCGCAGCAATCTTTACCGACGCAATCGTTCCAGAACTACCGGTCGATGCATGGGATCGACTGCTGTCCGGTATTTGCACTGAGGACGGACTCAGCTTGAGACCATTCGGACAACAGGAGCCGAGTTGA
- a CDS encoding phycobilisome rod-core linker polypeptide has protein sequence MSIPLLTYSPTSRNHRVEGYEVFGDEQPRAYSLDTASTSTEVSEVIFAAYRQVFNEQQLISSNRQRALESQLRFRQITVHDFVKGLVLSETFRERNYDCNNNYRFVDLCVQRLLGRDVYGQRERFAWSVVLATEGLQGFVDALLNSDEYQSNFGEEVVPYQRRRILPQRDSGEVTFAHTPRYGSDHLATLAAVGNDFATPAPLFRWLVVNDVRWSWQRPPYSNAYQTLARISAWAIAIFMGAVTLSVALAAWGIISL, from the coding sequence ATGTCAATACCTTTGCTGACTTACTCTCCCACAAGCCGCAACCACCGTGTGGAAGGTTACGAAGTGTTCGGAGACGAGCAGCCCAGAGCCTACAGCCTAGATACTGCGTCGACTTCTACAGAGGTAAGCGAGGTAATTTTTGCTGCATATCGGCAAGTCTTCAACGAACAGCAGCTTATCTCGAGCAATCGGCAGCGCGCGCTGGAGTCGCAACTCCGGTTCAGACAAATTACCGTTCATGACTTTGTAAAAGGCTTGGTGCTCTCCGAGACATTCCGCGAACGCAACTATGATTGCAATAACAACTACCGCTTTGTAGATCTGTGCGTTCAGCGACTGCTCGGTCGCGATGTATACGGACAACGGGAGCGGTTTGCTTGGTCGGTCGTTCTGGCTACTGAGGGCTTACAGGGATTTGTCGATGCCTTGTTAAACAGCGACGAGTATCAAAGCAATTTTGGGGAAGAAGTCGTACCCTATCAACGGCGGCGAATTTTACCCCAGCGGGATTCGGGTGAAGTGACATTTGCACACACTCCTCGCTACGGCTCAGATCATCTTGCCACGTTGGCAGCTGTCGGCAATGATTTTGCAACCCCAGCTCCACTCTTTCGTTGGTTGGTTGTCAACGACGTCCGCTGGTCTTGGCAACGCCCGCCTTACAGCAATGCCTACCAGACGCTTGCACGCATCAGTGCCTGGGCAATCGCCATCTTTATGGGAGCTGTAACCCTTTCGGTTGCTCTGGCAGCTTGGGGAATTATCTCCCTATAA
- a CDS encoding cryptochrome/photolyase family protein: MVGADSIGVWVLGDQLWIGQAALAARSDARETTPVIFVESRDYVRQRRYHRQKLVLVWSAMRHFAEELHAEGWSVTYAIADDFQTPLRNWVARYTLDTLYVMEPADRPFQQLIDGLVLGCTVAVLPNNHFLCSSDDFRNWADGRKRLVMEDFYREMRKRYDVLMAGDRPEGGTWNLDKQNRKPPKRGLKPPAPLQFEPDAITQEAIATVKNFDGATYGSLDEFHWAVTRSQALQALEGFVRDRLPTFGPYQDAMVTGEETMWHALLSPYLNLGLLHPREVIATAETAYRDRSLALNCVEGFIRQVLGWREYMRGLYCTFPPDYAEENWFDHAQPLPDFLWDSSQTDMNCLQQTLQQVERTGYAHHIQRLMVLGNYSLIAGLNPQAVEQWFHAAFIDAHDWVMQTNVLGMGLFADGGKLATKPYAASANYINKMSDYCQGCRYNHTQRTGDNACPINALYWDFLLRHEDKLRSQGRMNLVLSHLNKMTADEKAAIRERARTWQTAPTAEGT; encoded by the coding sequence GTGGTAGGGGCGGACTCGATCGGTGTTTGGGTATTGGGCGACCAGCTGTGGATAGGGCAGGCAGCGCTTGCCGCACGCTCCGATGCCCGCGAGACGACTCCCGTGATTTTCGTCGAATCGCGCGACTACGTCCGGCAGCGCCGCTATCACCGTCAGAAGCTCGTGCTCGTGTGGTCGGCCATGCGCCACTTTGCCGAGGAGCTGCACGCGGAGGGTTGGTCGGTGACCTATGCGATCGCCGATGACTTTCAGACACCCTTGCGGAATTGGGTCGCCCGGTATACCCTCGACACGCTGTACGTCATGGAGCCAGCCGATCGCCCTTTTCAGCAACTTATTGACGGACTCGTTCTCGGCTGCACGGTTGCCGTTCTTCCGAATAACCATTTTCTCTGTAGCAGCGATGACTTTCGCAACTGGGCCGACGGGCGCAAGCGCTTGGTTATGGAAGATTTCTACCGCGAGATGCGAAAGCGCTACGACGTGCTGATGGCCGGCGACCGACCTGAAGGCGGGACCTGGAATCTCGACAAGCAAAATCGCAAGCCGCCGAAACGCGGACTCAAACCGCCGGCACCGCTGCAATTCGAACCGGACGCGATTACTCAAGAAGCGATCGCCACTGTCAAGAACTTTGACGGTGCGACCTACGGCAGCTTGGATGAATTCCACTGGGCAGTAACGCGATCGCAGGCACTGCAAGCGTTGGAGGGATTTGTACGCGATCGCCTGCCGACGTTCGGACCCTATCAAGACGCCATGGTGACAGGTGAAGAGACCATGTGGCACGCACTGCTGTCGCCCTACCTCAATCTCGGCTTGCTGCATCCGCGCGAAGTCATCGCCACTGCCGAAACAGCCTATCGCGATCGCAGTTTGGCATTGAACTGCGTTGAGGGCTTCATCCGCCAAGTATTGGGCTGGCGCGAGTACATGCGAGGTTTGTACTGCACGTTCCCACCGGACTACGCCGAAGAAAACTGGTTCGATCACGCCCAACCGCTCCCGGATTTCCTCTGGGACAGCAGCCAAACGGACATGAACTGCCTTCAGCAAACCCTGCAGCAAGTCGAGCGCACTGGCTATGCCCATCACATCCAACGGCTAATGGTGCTCGGCAACTATTCGCTGATTGCCGGACTCAATCCGCAAGCCGTCGAGCAATGGTTCCACGCCGCCTTTATCGACGCCCACGATTGGGTGATGCAAACCAACGTGCTCGGCATGGGTTTGTTTGCCGATGGTGGCAAGCTCGCCACCAAACCTTATGCGGCTTCGGCAAACTACATCAATAAGATGAGCGACTACTGCCAGGGCTGCCGTTATAACCACACCCAACGGACGGGAGACAATGCCTGCCCGATTAACGCCCTCTATTGGGATTTTTTACTCCGTCACGAGGACAAACTGCGTTCGCAAGGTCGTATGAACCTCGTCCTGAGCCATTTAAATAAGATGACTGCAGACGAAAAGGCAGCTATTCGCGAGCGCGCCCGCACCTGGCAGACAGCACCGACTGCCGAGGGAACCTAG
- a CDS encoding ABC transporter ATP-binding protein: MGPAISLQDVRKVYDRVPVVEGLSFAIQPGEMFGLLGPNGAGKSTTIRMLIALTRPSQGLVEVAGFDVTRHPARVKANIGVVLQQTSVDTELTVWENMEFHGRMHHIPNPRRRKAISQWLEYVQLEDRRDSLVKTLSGGMKRRLQIARALLHDPSILFMDEPTVGLDPQTRLRLWEIVRDLNGNGKTILLTTHYMEEAAFLCDRIGIMDAGKFIESGTLAELRQKYGEGLIVKQTADRLTSELFPTLEAASQHLDSLPDRTGVMCRPSNLEDIFVELTGRRLD, translated from the coding sequence ATGGGTCCAGCAATTTCTCTGCAAGACGTCCGCAAAGTTTACGATCGCGTGCCGGTCGTCGAGGGACTGTCGTTTGCCATCCAACCGGGAGAAATGTTCGGACTCCTCGGCCCGAATGGTGCGGGGAAATCGACCACGATCCGCATGCTGATTGCGCTGACGCGTCCGAGTCAAGGGTTGGTGGAAGTTGCAGGTTTCGACGTCACGCGCCATCCCGCGCGCGTCAAAGCGAATATCGGTGTCGTGCTGCAACAGACCAGCGTCGATACCGAACTGACCGTGTGGGAGAATATGGAATTTCACGGGCGGATGCACCATATTCCCAACCCGCGCCGTCGCAAGGCAATCTCGCAGTGGCTGGAGTACGTGCAACTCGAGGATCGCCGTGACAGCCTCGTCAAAACCCTCTCCGGTGGCATGAAGCGCCGCTTGCAGATCGCGCGGGCCTTGCTCCACGACCCGAGTATCCTCTTCATGGACGAGCCGACCGTCGGTCTCGATCCGCAAACGCGTCTGCGCCTCTGGGAAATCGTCCGCGATCTCAACGGCAACGGCAAGACCATCCTGCTAACAACGCACTACATGGAAGAGGCCGCGTTTCTCTGCGATCGCATTGGCATTATGGACGCGGGCAAGTTCATCGAGTCGGGTACCCTGGCAGAACTGCGGCAGAAATACGGCGAAGGTTTAATCGTCAAGCAAACGGCCGATCGCCTGACCTCTGAGCTGTTTCCAACTTTGGAGGCTGCCAGCCAACATCTCGACTCCCTTCCGGACCGGACGGGCGTCATGTGCCGCCCGTCCAACTTGGAAGATATTTTTGTCGAACTGACGGGCCGGAGACTCGATTAA
- a CDS encoding response regulator transcription factor, translating into MTESVECNILLVDDEAGLREAVCAYFEDEGFQIVAASNAIDGWELAQQRPPDLIISDIMMPGVDGYQFLAQLRDDPRFESVPVVFLTAKGMTADRIQGYEAGVDAYLSKPFDPDELVAIARNLINRRRAATDPTDSVHLETISQQIAELRGLLGSQPSVVATPSSVQVDLTPREQSVLDLVAEGLMNKEIARRLNTSVRNVEKYVSRLFGKTGTNSRTELVRYALKHGLTE; encoded by the coding sequence ATGACCGAATCCGTCGAATGCAACATCCTCCTTGTAGATGACGAAGCTGGTTTACGCGAAGCCGTTTGCGCCTACTTCGAAGACGAGGGATTCCAGATTGTCGCAGCCAGCAATGCCATCGACGGCTGGGAACTTGCCCAGCAACGCCCCCCGGACCTCATCATCAGCGACATCATGATGCCCGGTGTGGATGGCTATCAGTTTCTCGCACAGTTGCGGGACGACCCGCGCTTCGAGTCCGTACCGGTCGTCTTTCTAACCGCAAAGGGTATGACTGCCGATCGCATTCAAGGTTACGAGGCAGGTGTTGATGCCTACTTGTCCAAACCCTTCGATCCCGACGAACTAGTAGCGATCGCGCGCAATTTGATCAACCGCCGTCGCGCGGCAACCGATCCGACCGATTCCGTTCACCTGGAAACCATTTCCCAGCAGATTGCCGAACTGAGAGGGCTGCTCGGTTCCCAACCGAGCGTTGTCGCGACGCCGTCTTCCGTGCAAGTTGACCTAACCCCACGCGAGCAAAGCGTGCTCGATCTCGTTGCTGAAGGGCTGATGAACAAGGAAATTGCCCGGCGCCTCAATACCAGCGTTCGTAACGTCGAGAAATACGTTAGTCGCTTGTTCGGTAAAACCGGCACCAACAGCCGTACCGAACTCGTGCGCTACGCACTCAAACACGGCTTAACCGAGTAA
- a CDS encoding DNA-3-methyladenine glycosylase: protein MPLDPSFLQREPAIVARELLGAYLARRLPAGETVYLPIVEVEIYEGFKDKASHAHRGRTPRNAVMFEPGGCFYVYLCYGVHWLLNAIAGPADYPAAILLRGAGAISGPGRLTKHLQVDRTLDGQLAVPKSGLWFAESGITVAEEEIEYLPRVGIASAGEEWAHKPLRLVCPQISAISAAR from the coding sequence ATGCCATTGGACCCGAGTTTCCTTCAGCGGGAGCCAGCGATCGTGGCACGGGAATTGCTAGGTGCGTATCTGGCGCGGCGGCTGCCTGCCGGAGAAACGGTGTATCTGCCGATCGTGGAGGTGGAAATTTACGAAGGATTTAAAGACAAAGCCTCCCACGCCCACCGAGGACGGACACCGCGCAATGCTGTGATGTTCGAGCCGGGCGGCTGCTTCTACGTGTATTTGTGCTACGGCGTGCACTGGTTGCTGAACGCGATCGCGGGACCGGCAGACTACCCGGCGGCAATCCTGTTGCGCGGGGCGGGAGCGATCTCCGGACCGGGACGGCTGACGAAGCACCTGCAGGTCGATCGCACTCTAGACGGACAGTTGGCAGTGCCGAAGTCAGGATTGTGGTTCGCGGAGTCGGGAATTACAGTGGCCGAGGAAGAGATCGAATACCTTCCACGAGTCGGGATTGCCTCAGCTGGGGAGGAGTGGGCCCACAAACCATTGCGATTGGTATGCCCCCAGATTTCTGCGATCTCTGCTGCACGATAA
- the murG gene encoding undecaprenyldiphospho-muramoylpentapeptide beta-N-acetylglucosaminyltransferase: MAPTRLLVAASGTGGHLFPALAVAEQLSDWEIEWLGVPNRLETKLVPACYPLRTVPVEGLQSRSPLRLLRALGLLGLSTLQVWRLLRDRRVDIVFTTGGYIAAPAIVAARQLRIPALLHESNAIPGRVTRWLGPQCQTVALGFADAAKRLPRCQTVWTSTPVRERFRSPQPLALPVPENAPLIAVVGGSQGAVAVNRLVRACAPAWFAAGATVVHLTGERDPDAGTMKHPQYVELPFYDNVAGLFQRADLAVSRAGAGTLTELAFTRTPSVLIPFPFAADDHQAYNAAAFASAGAAVVLSQANLERDHLQTAVLELLGDRERRAAMAARAASLAVPESAEQLAALVRAAVER; encoded by the coding sequence GTGGCACCGACGCGATTGTTAGTTGCGGCGAGCGGGACGGGCGGACACCTGTTTCCAGCTCTAGCCGTTGCCGAGCAACTGAGCGACTGGGAGATCGAGTGGTTGGGCGTGCCCAATCGCCTGGAGACGAAGCTGGTGCCAGCGTGCTATCCACTGCGCACCGTGCCCGTGGAAGGTCTGCAGTCGCGATCTCCCTTGCGGCTGTTGCGGGCGTTGGGGTTGTTGGGACTATCGACGCTGCAAGTGTGGCGATTGCTGCGCGATCGCCGCGTGGATATAGTTTTTACCACGGGCGGATACATCGCGGCTCCAGCAATTGTGGCGGCACGGCAGCTGCGCATCCCGGCACTGTTGCACGAGTCGAATGCAATTCCGGGACGGGTGACGCGCTGGTTGGGGCCGCAATGTCAGACGGTCGCGTTGGGTTTTGCGGATGCGGCAAAGCGGCTGCCGCGCTGCCAGACGGTGTGGACGAGCACGCCTGTACGCGAGCGCTTCCGTTCCCCGCAACCACTAGCATTACCGGTGCCGGAGAACGCACCGCTGATTGCCGTGGTAGGCGGGTCGCAGGGAGCGGTCGCGGTGAATCGACTCGTGCGCGCGTGCGCTCCAGCTTGGTTCGCAGCCGGGGCGACGGTGGTGCACCTCACGGGCGAGCGCGACCCGGATGCAGGAACGATGAAGCACCCACAGTATGTGGAGCTGCCGTTCTACGACAACGTAGCCGGGCTGTTCCAACGCGCGGATTTGGCAGTGTCGCGGGCGGGGGCGGGAACGCTGACGGAACTTGCCTTCACCCGCACGCCCTCGGTGTTGATACCATTTCCCTTTGCAGCCGACGACCATCAGGCGTATAACGCTGCTGCATTTGCCAGTGCTGGAGCGGCAGTAGTTTTGTCCCAGGCGAATTTGGAGCGCGATCACCTGCAGACTGCGGTGCTGGAATTGTTGGGCGATCGCGAGCGACGCGCGGCGATGGCCGCGCGGGCGGCGAGCCTGGCGGTACCCGAGAGTGCCGAGCAGTTGGCGGCATTAGTGCGGGCGGCAGTGGAGCGCTAG